TCTCGCCGTTAATCGTTTGAGCGCCGAAGTCGATAAACGTAGACAGCGGATCGGCCCGAAAGAGTGGCCCACTGGGGGAACTGCCTGCAGGGTTAAAGGTCAGATCGCTCACTACTGCGGACGAGAGGCCACTAAAGTCTCCAGTGCCGCCGGTGACGATGCCGTTGGGACTACCGGTAAAGTCAAAGGTGACTTGGCCAGAATCGCTTCTGATGATATTGACGTCACCGGTCAGCGACACGCCACCAGATACGGTGGCCGCGTCTGCAGGACCAATGGCCAGGGCCATAATGCCGCTGGTTGCAGCCAGTGCGGCAATAGCGCTTCGTTGGGTTGACAACATAAACTAATCCTCAAACATGAAACACGCAGCATCACGAAACGAATTAGCTGCAGAGGAACAGCTAATGGCGATCAACACCCCGAAACCAGTGATTAAATCTAGGGTGGGCAAATGGTAGTTATAATTCACTGCCCACCTCTAGAGACGGGAGCCCAGAAGTGGAGTTCCGGTGCTGAGTAGTGAGACGGCTGCTGGCTGAGCTGGTTGATGTGTAACAGTTTTGCAAAACCCTCAATTTCCGCGGCCAGGTTCCTTAGGATTTGTTAGGGTTACAGGGGATTTGCTATCGGCATTACCACTGCCATGGGTCTATGCGTTCTGCGCCTCCTAAACCACCCGATTCTTCCGATCAGTCCGAGCAGACGTCTGCGAAAAAGCCATCGTCTCGAGCCCAGAAAAAATCTCGGGGGTTCACACCACTGGCGCCGGTGCGCTTTGTCCAGGGAGTGGGCACTAGCCTGGTGGGCATTGCCGTGGTCATGGCTCTATTGGCCGGGGTAGGGGTTTGGCGTTCCGGGGACCGCTTCTTGGAAGGGTTGCGGCTGATGCTGACGGCCCCGCAACCGGAGCCGGAAGTGGATGTGCGTTCGGTGATTATCCATAAGCTGCAGGGGGCCAGTGAACTGACGACGGCCATCTTTGCCATGGAGGCGGTGGTCCCCACCACGAGCGATCGCACCTTAGCCGGCTATGTCATCGGCAAGACTAATCTGCTCTACATTGCCTACGGCGAAGTCCGGGCCGGAGTAGACCTGAGCCGGCTCGACCCTAGCCAGATCACCACCGGGCCGGAGTCGGTGCGGATTCAGCTGCCGCCAGCCCAGATCCTCGATAGCAAGCTAGATGTAGAGCGCTCGGAAGTCTATGACTACGACCGGGGATTTTTGGGGTTGGGCCCCGACAATGCTCCGGAACTGCAGGAGATGGCCCAGCGGCAAGCCTTGCAGAAGATTACCCGAGCTGCCTGTAGTGAGGGCATCTTGACGGCGGCCAATGAGCGGGCCCAGTTGGTGGTGAGTCAACTGCTCTCCCCCTTGGCGTTTGAGTCGGTGCAGGTAGACACCCAAACCCCGGATGAGTTGACCTGTGCCGGTCTGGCGAATAGCGATACAGTGAACTAGGTGCCCCAATGAAAACCCATGCTAGAGCTGTATCAGTTTGAAGTCTCCCATTACTGCGAAAAGATTCGCCTGATTCTGGACTATAAACAACTACCCTATCGCACCACTGAGGTGACGCCTGGTTTGGGTCAGGTAGACCTCTATCGCCTCTCCGGTCAGCGGCAGGTGCCGGTGCTTAAGGATGGCAGCGATGTGGTCTCCGATTCCACTGCGATCGCACGGTTCTTAGATGCCCGCTATCCCACCCCTCCCATCCTGCCCACCGAGCCTCGGAGTAGGGGGCTGTGCCTGATGATGGAAGCCTGGGCAGATGACTCTATTGGCCTCAATAGCCGCAAGGCCCTGATCGGTGCCTTCAATCAGCATCCCAATTTCCGCAAGGCCCTGCTGCCCGACACTACCCCTAGTCCGGTAAAAGACCTGGTCGGTGTCATCCCCGGGGACTTTCTCAATGTATTGGGCACCGGCGTCGGCCTGGGACCGACTGATATCAAGCTGGCCAATGAAGCTTTGCGCCAGGACCTCGAGGCCCTCTGCCTGCTGCTGGAGGGACAACCCTACCTGCTGGGAGAGCAGCCCACCCTGGCCGATTTTGCCGTGGCCGGGGTATCGATGTACATCAAGTTCCCGGCTAGCCGCTATGTGGCCCTGCCCGAGGGGCTCTGCGATCAGGGCATTCCTGGCTTAGCCGACGACCCAGCCTACCAACCCTTCTTCGCCTGGCGCGATCGCCTCTACGCCGATTACCGTCAGCCCCGGAGGGGGCAACGACGTCCCAGGCCAGTAGCGGTCCCACCGCCATCGACATCGAGTAAGTGCCCCAGCCCTGCCATGGTCACCTCCCTGGATCAGTACACCTCCCTCTTGGGCAGCGCCGCCGTGGTGCCCTGGTCGGAACTAGATGGGGCTTGGCAGACGGCCCTGGCCCTGGCCAGCCAAGATCCCCCCAGCTGCGTGGTCTATCCCGACAGTCTAGAGGACCTGACGGCAGCGGTGGCTTGTGCCCATGACCATGGTTGGCGGCTGTTGCCCTGCGGCCATGGCAGCAAGCTGAGTTGGGGCGGCCTGGCTGCGGGCATCGAGGTGGCCATCAGCACCGCCCGCCTGCCGCAGGCGGTGGACCATGCCGTCGGTGATCTGACCGTAACCGCGGCGGCTGGGCACTCCCTGGCCGAGTTGCAGGACCAGCTGGGCCAGGAGCAGCAGTTTCTGGCGGTGGACCCCACCTATCCCCAGCACGCTACCCTGGGCGGCATCGTGGCCACAGCGGATACGGGGGCGCTGCGCCAGCGCTATGGCGGCGTGCGGGACATGTTGATTGGGGTCCGCTTCGTTCGCTACGACGGCCAGATCGTCAAGGCTGGAGGCCGGGTGGTGAAGAATGTGGCCGGCTACGATTTGATGAAGCTGATGACTGGCTCCTTCGGCACCCTGGGGGTGCTGGCGGAACTCACCTTTCGCACCTATCCCCAGGCTCCGGCCGTGGCCACGGTATTGCTGGCAGGCGACGATGCTGCGGTGAAGCAAAGCCTAGCCGAGCTGCGCCGCTCTCCCCTGACGCCGGTGGCCTTGGATCTGCTGTCGCCGGCGCTGATGGTGGCCCTGGGCCATGAGCCCAGCCTGGGCCTGGCGGCGCGGTTCGAGACAGTGGCCGCCGGGGTGGAGGAACAGGTGCAGCGAACCCTGACCCTGGGCCAGAATCATGGGCTAGCAGGCCAGACCCTGGAGGGGGAAGCCGGTGCCAACCTCTGGGCTACCATGACTCAGATCCTGGGGGAGGGGGCCGGCATTTTAGCCAAGGTGGGCTGTCTGCCGGTGGCGGCAGTAGACCTGTTGCGGCAGGTGGATGAGCTGGGGGGCTTAGGTCGCATCCACACCGGCAGCGGCGTTGGCCTGGTGGCCTTGGGGGTGGGCCAGGACAGTCAGGCCATCTTGGAGACGATGCGATCGCATTGCCAGGCGCACCAGGGCTACCTCACCCTGCTGCAAGCCCCCCTGGACCTGAAACAGCAGCTGCAGGTCTGGGGCTATAGCGGCAATTCCCTGGCGGTGATGGAGCAGATTAAGCAGCAATTCGACCCGCCGCGATTGCTGAGTCCGGGCCGGTTTGTCGGCGGCCTCTAGGGGCCGGGCCAGCGCAGCACCACCACCTCTTCCCGCAGGGCCAGGTTCTTAGAGGCCACCCGACGACTGCGAAACAGGTCGATGTCGGTGACCTCATAGCCCAGGCAGGCGGCGATGTCGGCCAATAACTGGCCGGTCTGAATTAGCACCCCCAGATACGAGGCCTGATCGCCCACCACATAGGCCAGCTGGGCCCCCGGTCGCAGGATGGGTCGCAATTCCGCCAGATGGCGGGCCATGCCGCCGAAGTAGAGGGTGACCACCCGGGAATAGAGGCGGGAGAAGCCGCTGGTCTTGCCCTGCTGGGCCCGGCTGCGCTCGATCTCCTGGGCCAGAGCCAGAATCTGCGGGTAGTCCTGGATCCAGCGGTCGTCATCGTCAGTGCTATAGATGCTGCGGCTATTGGAGCGGATCAGGGTTTGCTTCACCCGCCGTAACTCCCCTCGGTCGCGGATGAAGCCCAGCAGCACCGACTCCAGCCGGGTGGTGCGGGTGTAGTCTTTCTCGTTGGGGTAGGGAGGCGAGGTGATCACCGCGTCGATGGACTGGGGCGGCAGTAGGGCAGGCAGCTGGCGGGCGTCGCCCCGGTGCACAGTAGCCGGCACCTGGCGCGGGCCACGGACAGACTGTAGATCCGATGCGATCGCATCGATTCCCTGTAGCCACAGATCCACCACCGGCGCATCCTGCCGTTGCCGCACCACACTGGCCTCCGGGGCAAACCGCAGGTTACTGGCCGCCAGGGCCGCCTTCACCAGGGCCAAGCGCCCATGGTCGTAATAGCCAGAGTCCGGCTCCTGCTCCAGGGCCACCAGCAATACCAGGATCTTGTGCAACGGCTGGGGGCTGATGGCATTTTTCAACAGCACCCGCTCACTGGCCTCTGGCAGGGTGTGGCGCAAGCCATCCCCCGGGAACCAGCGCAACTCCCGCTCAACCTGCTGGGCCAGGGTCTGGGCATAGGCCAGTAACCCGGTTGGATCGGGCTGCCAGTTCACCTTGGTGCGACAGGCAAAATGGGCCATGGGGTTGGCCTCAATGCCGACGCTGGTCACCCGCCGCCGCTTACACTCCACCAGGGTGGTGCCGGTACCGACGAAGGGATCCAGCACCCGGTGCCGGGGACCCACGGCAAAGCGGTCCAAATAGTGGCGGACCAGATGGGGCGGAAACGACAACACGGAACGATACCAGTCATGCACCGGGCGATCCGCCAGCGCAAACTGATTCAGCACCTTACTCGACCATCCCTGCGGCTGGGGTGAGGTCGATGTCGGAGCCGATGAGTCCATGCCTTCGCCGATGCTACAGCAGATACCTTATCTTGAATCTCCAGCATCAGGCTACTGATCGTCTCCTCTCCAAATACTCAGATCTTGATCGAGGTCAAAGGTCAGCTTACCCCGCACCAGGGCTTCGTTCTGGAAGTAAAAACAGTTATCGGGTTCTAAACCGGCCTGCTCAGCCTGTTTTCGCCAGGTTGTCGCTCCATAGCTGATGTCTCAATCATACGTCTCGTTTCCAGGGGTCGCTCCGAGTTGATAATTGGCCAGCAACTCTGCCATCCACTGCTCATTTTGCTTAGATAACGGCGGCACTGGCGGTTGCCCATAGTCAATCGCCAGATGATATCGCCCCTTCTCATAGACCCGATTCAGTAATGGCTGCAGAGCTAAAATCGGTTCTTTTTCTCCGGGTAGCAGTGGCACCGGAAACGATGGAATCGGCTGTTGCAGGCCGAATCTATAGAGGTCAGCCGTTGGTCGCCGGTCGGCCCGGGAAATCAGAATGTGATAATCGCTGGGGTGCTGGCCTGACATGGGCAGCGGCTGTCCCCCTCGCAGTAGGTCGATTTCTACCAGATGAGAGACACTGGCTAGCACCTGATTTCGCTTGCGCAAGTAGGCAATTCGCCCTTCCCCGGGCCGCTTGTTTTTAGGCGACAGCAGCTCGATTACTGCCACCACCATGCCTGTCGCCACCTCTCGAATTTCTAGGTAGCGTTCGGTGACCTCTGCCGCTAGAGGCACGGTGACAGGTTCAGGCTGCATTGGCGGCGGCAAAGTTGCTGCCTCTGTGGTGCCCGCTGCTGATCGCCCCGTGGCTACGGCTACATCGGGAATACCCACCAGTATGCTGTCGTCTTCGCTGCTGAAATAAACCCGCTTCTCTACCTCAACCCGATACTTTTGGCTCAGGTGATCCACTAACTCATCGGCGATGGCCACAATCAACCGACTGTGAACAGCCGACCACAGCTCTGGGGTCTCAAGATAGGGATCCATGCCGGGAAACGGCGATGCCATGACATATCTTCAGGCGAGGGGGCTGTTTTTATGGTATCGAAGTAACCCTCTCCTCCACCCTCAGGGTTGAGCGCAGTCGGCGGCATTCCGCTGCCGAAGGTAACTCCAAATCTGCCGCCAAGGCGATGGCCCGGTCCAAGTAATCCGCCGCGGTTTCAGGGTCGCCCATGGCCTGGTATAGCATCCCCAGATGCCTATAGGTCAAGGCCTCAGGGGATCGTGCCTGCTGCTCCCGAGTGATCTCAAGGGCGGCGTGGAGAGTAGCCAGGGCTGCTTGGTGCTGCCCTAGCTTCATCAGGGTTTCCCCAAGGTTAGATAGGGTCAGACCCTCTCCCCAGCGATCGCCGAGCTGCCGCGCCATCGCCAGGGCCTGATGATATAGCTCGACCGCCTGATGATGGTGGCCCAACTCGCTATGGGCATTGGCCAAATTCACCAGGGCCGCCTCTTCCCCCTGTTGTTGGCCGAGTCGACGGGCAATTGCCAAATCCTGCTCGTGGTAGGTGATGGCCCCAGCATAGTCATGCATCTCATCGTAGACGTTGCCGATGTTGCCCAGGGCGGCTCCTTCCCCAGCGACATCCCCCACCTGTCTGACCAAGTCAAGGGTCTGAAAGTAGTAGCTTAAGGCCAAATCATTGTGGCCCAACTTCAGGTGGGCATGGCCCAGCCCTTCTAAGGCCCGTCCCTGGCCAGGCATATCGCCCAGGGCGGTGGCCAAATCCCAATGCCGTTGGTGGTAATCGAGGGCTGCCTGAAAGTGCCCGAGTCGATAAGAGATGTTGCCCAAATAGCCGAGGGCATTGGCTTCTCCCTGACGA
This portion of the Halomicronema hongdechloris C2206 genome encodes:
- a CDS encoding PEP-CTERM sorting domain-containing protein, with translation MLSTQRSAIAALAATSGIMALAIGPADAATVSGGVSLTGDVNIIRSDSGQVTFDFTGSPNGIVTGGTGDFSGLSSAVVSDLTFNPAGSSPSGPLFRADPLSTFIDFGAQTINGETNGLTFALTSPVQVVDLFESGPLTAFFTDKPLRGQFIFGDTTTAAGLLTAQQVPGAGSYSMSITTEPVPEPLTILGSTSALAMGALLKRRQARQASS
- a CDS encoding TRM11 family methyltransferase, which produces MDSSAPTSTSPQPQGWSSKVLNQFALADRPVHDWYRSVLSFPPHLVRHYLDRFAVGPRHRVLDPFVGTGTTLVECKRRRVTSVGIEANPMAHFACRTKVNWQPDPTGLLAYAQTLAQQVERELRWFPGDGLRHTLPEASERVLLKNAISPQPLHKILVLLVALEQEPDSGYYDHGRLALVKAALAASNLRFAPEASVVRQRQDAPVVDLWLQGIDAIASDLQSVRGPRQVPATVHRGDARQLPALLPPQSIDAVITSPPYPNEKDYTRTTRLESVLLGFIRDRGELRRVKQTLIRSNSRSIYSTDDDDRWIQDYPQILALAQEIERSRAQQGKTSGFSRLYSRVVTLYFGGMARHLAELRPILRPGAQLAYVVGDQASYLGVLIQTGQLLADIAACLGYEVTDIDLFRSRRVASKNLALREEVVVLRWPGP
- a CDS encoding DUF4058 family protein, with protein sequence MASPFPGMDPYLETPELWSAVHSRLIVAIADELVDHLSQKYRVEVEKRVYFSSEDDSILVGIPDVAVATGRSAAGTTEAATLPPPMQPEPVTVPLAAEVTERYLEIREVATGMVVAVIELLSPKNKRPGEGRIAYLRKRNQVLASVSHLVEIDLLRGGQPLPMSGQHPSDYHILISRADRRPTADLYRFGLQQPIPSFPVPLLPGEKEPILALQPLLNRVYEKGRYHLAIDYGQPPVPPLSKQNEQWMAELLANYQLGATPGNETYD
- a CDS encoding DUF4230 domain-containing protein, coding for MRSAPPKPPDSSDQSEQTSAKKPSSRAQKKSRGFTPLAPVRFVQGVGTSLVGIAVVMALLAGVGVWRSGDRFLEGLRLMLTAPQPEPEVDVRSVIIHKLQGASELTTAIFAMEAVVPTTSDRTLAGYVIGKTNLLYIAYGEVRAGVDLSRLDPSQITTGPESVRIQLPPAQILDSKLDVERSEVYDYDRGFLGLGPDNAPELQEMAQRQALQKITRAACSEGILTAANERAQLVVSQLLSPLAFESVQVDTQTPDELTCAGLANSDTVN
- a CDS encoding FAD-binding protein, producing MLELYQFEVSHYCEKIRLILDYKQLPYRTTEVTPGLGQVDLYRLSGQRQVPVLKDGSDVVSDSTAIARFLDARYPTPPILPTEPRSRGLCLMMEAWADDSIGLNSRKALIGAFNQHPNFRKALLPDTTPSPVKDLVGVIPGDFLNVLGTGVGLGPTDIKLANEALRQDLEALCLLLEGQPYLLGEQPTLADFAVAGVSMYIKFPASRYVALPEGLCDQGIPGLADDPAYQPFFAWRDRLYADYRQPRRGQRRPRPVAVPPPSTSSKCPSPAMVTSLDQYTSLLGSAAVVPWSELDGAWQTALALASQDPPSCVVYPDSLEDLTAAVACAHDHGWRLLPCGHGSKLSWGGLAAGIEVAISTARLPQAVDHAVGDLTVTAAAGHSLAELQDQLGQEQQFLAVDPTYPQHATLGGIVATADTGALRQRYGGVRDMLIGVRFVRYDGQIVKAGGRVVKNVAGYDLMKLMTGSFGTLGVLAELTFRTYPQAPAVATVLLAGDDAAVKQSLAELRRSPLTPVALDLLSPALMVALGHEPSLGLAARFETVAAGVEEQVQRTLTLGQNHGLAGQTLEGEAGANLWATMTQILGEGAGILAKVGCLPVAAVDLLRQVDELGGLGRIHTGSGVGLVALGVGQDSQAILETMRSHCQAHQGYLTLLQAPLDLKQQLQVWGYSGNSLAVMEQIKQQFDPPRLLSPGRFVGGL